One Fusarium poae strain DAOMC 252244 chromosome 4, whole genome shotgun sequence DNA window includes the following coding sequences:
- a CDS encoding hypothetical protein (BUSCO:17848at5125) — protein MPPKRGSDAPMSAFERRRLENIEANRKVLNDVAVIAKRVAPTPPKRTTPSRPKTRTPVKREQAKPTRQSSRLAGIDADNDTLKRKLEVEAEVVAQEAKAKKLRVNGDLNLGDIFVEGKKWSAGADGLKSLVRGAQPGVRTFTEDDVKETTDKGLKELRERIGDLKLYEHWAPNEIKITPQRVYALGFHPIEDKPLVFAGDKEGNMGIFDASQTAPEIDEEDDDAVVPDPVISAFKTHSRTISSIVFPYGDANSVYTSSYDSSIRKLDLNKETSVQMWAPSDPDEEMPLSALDMADSKPNMLYFSTLDGSVGQYDTRTRDAELWAMSAQKIGGFSLHPLQPHLLATASLDRTLKIWDMRKITGKGDLRHPALLGEHESRLSVSHASWSPGGQIATSSYDDTIKIYDFSEASTWKTGQDISVEPTHKISHNNQTGRWVTILKPQWQKRPHDGIQKFVIGNMNRFVDVFAADGSQLGQLDGDGITAVPAVAHFHPSQNWVAGATSSGKLCFWQ, from the exons ATGCCTCCTAAGAGGGGCAGCGATGCTCCTATGAGTGCGTTTGAGAGAAGGCGTTTGGAAAATATAGAGGCAAACAGGAAGGTTCTCAACGACGTCGCGGTCATTGCTAAGAGAGTTGCACCGACGCCGCCAAAGCGAACTACACCTTCGAGACCCAAGACTCGAACACCTGTTAAACGAGAGCAAGCGAAGCCGACTCGACAAAGTTCCCGTCTAGCAGGTATCGATGCTGACAATGACACGCTCAAAAGGAAGCTCGAAGTCGAAGCAGAGGTCGTGGCCCAGGAAGCAAAGGCTAAAAAGTTGCGAGTCAACGGCGACCTAAACCTCGGCGACATATTTGTCGAGGGCAAGAAGTGGTCGGCTGGGGCGGATGGGCTTAAGAGTCTTGTCCGCGGCGCGCAACCCGGTGTGCGAACTTTCACTGAGGACGATGTGAAGGAAACGACAGACAAGGGGCTAAAGGAGCTCCGTGAGCGGATAGGTGACCTCAAACTATACGAACATTGGGCACCGAATG AAATCAAGATCACCCCTCAACGAGTATATGCCCTCGGCTTTCACCCGATTGAAGATAAGCCGCTTGTCTTTGCCGGCGACAAGGAGGGTAACATGGGCATCTTTGACGCCTCGCAGACTGCCCCAGAGATTGAcgaggaagacgatgatgcGGTGGTACCAGACCCTGTTATTTCTGCCTTCAAAACACATAGTCGCACCATCTCCTCGATTGTGTTCCCTTATGGCGATGCGAACTCGGTCTACACATCCAGCTACGACTCCTCTATCCGGAAACTGGATCTGAACAAGGAGACCTCTGTGCAAATGTGGGCGCCGTCAGACCCCGATGAAGAGATGCCTCTTTCTGCGCTTGATATGGCTGACTCGAAGCCTAACATGCTTTACTTTTCTACTCTCGACGGCTCTGTTGGTCAGTATGACACTCGAACCAGAGACGCCGAACTATGGGCAATGTCAGCGCAGAAAATTGGTGGATTTTCACTTCACCCTCTTCAGCCACATCTCCTGGCAACCGCTTCTCTCGATCGCACtctcaagatctgggacatGCGCAAAATCACTGGCAAGGGCGATCTACGACACCCTGCACTTCTTGGTGAGCACGAGTCTCGACTATCTGTTTCGCATGCCTCTTGGAGCCCTGGCGGACAAATAGCCACCAGTTCCTATGACGATACCATCAAGATCTATGATTTCTCTGAGGCGTCAACCTGGAAGACTGGGCAGGATATCAGTGTAGAGCCTACTCACAAGATCAGCCACAACAACCAGACCGGTCGGTGGGTGACTATTCTAAAGCCTCAATGGCAGAAACGGCCACACGATGGCATTCAGAAGTTTGTTATTGGCAACATGAATCGCTTCGTCGATGTGTTTGCTGCAGATGGTAGTCAACTTGGCCAGCTTGACGGTGATGGTATT
- a CDS encoding hypothetical protein (BUSCO:32254at5125): MSRNLLPFLYQTRTLQLACRRPASILFTQKAGVATNSNQPRKIDNSIPFEFDDEDTEDIQGLDPDANAHIEPGSTLTPGESEIFKRIFDDISNARLPQNKKSSRPQAAQPAESSTPSDLAKQRMGDTLVEKARGANASDDFLKRYPLSLRKAAQNALGKFESAPKRPKLYNLAELDKAEKAQMRKWANYEDLREKERERVMNLMKKCNSDVELWDVMEKEVFSLPKELGIVEEPKTAKRGRKPKNAPATEEKKVTTKEEKPIMDVHGYLYSDFLTYGLNQLDTAFPKPSLLAFNILPRIKELGLSSYVLGVSSPLFIRLAQIHWERYGDAESACDALDEMKPLGIFPTEIEKIKEVEKVVKEIEEHLHSCTWGAQGPFVMAMMQGGPYDATLTARLGRLKGIIASKYFYNERVAMNLEQDVEVKTQHLQAAR; encoded by the coding sequence ATGTCACGGAATCTTTTACCATTCTTGTACCAAACAAGGACTCTGCAACTGGCTTGCAGACGTCCCGCTTCAATTCTTTTTACGCAAAAAGCTGGTGTGGCGACTAATTCGAATCAGCCCAGAAAGATTGATAATTCAATTCCTTTCGAGTTTGATGACGAAGATACGGAAGATATCCAAGGCCTCGATCCAGATGCCAACGCCCATATTGAACCGGGCAGTACTTTGACTCCTGGGGAAAGCGAAATCTTCAAGCGCATTTTTGACGATATTTCCAATGCTCGTCTACCTCAAAATAAGAAGTCTAGTCGTCCTCAAGCGGCTCAACCTGCTGAATCATCAACTCCATCAGACTTGGCAAAGCAGCGTATGGGCGATACCCTTGTCGAGAAAGCTCGAGGTGCAAATGCCAGCGATGACTTCCTGAAACGTTACCCACTTTCGTTGCGGAAAGCTGCACAGAATGCCCTTGGCAAGTTTGAGTCTGCACCAAAACGTCCCAAGCTGTATAACCTGGCAGAGTTGGACAAGGCAGAAAAGGCACAGATGCGCAAATGGGCAAATTACGAAGATCTgagagaaaaggaaagggaGAGAGTTATGAATCTAATGAAGAAGTGTAACAGCGATGTTGAGCTGTGGGATGTCATGGAGAAAGAAGTTTTCTCACTACCTAAGGAGCTGGGCATTGTTGAAgaaccaaagacagcaaagAGGGGACGGAAGCCCAAGAATGCGCCTGCGacagaggagaagaaagTCACGACTAAGGAGGAGAAGCCTATCATGGATGTTCACGGATATCTTTACTCGGACTTCCTGACTTACGGCCTGAATCAATTGGACACCGCATTCCCGAAACCTTCTCTCCTGGCCTTCAACATTCTCCCCCGAATTAAGGAACTCGGTCTTTCCTCCTACGTTCTCGGTGTATCTTCGCCCCTCTTCATCAGGCTCGCCCAGATTCACTGGGAGCGTTACGGCGATGCTGAGTCTGCCTGTGACGCTCTTGATGAGATGAAGCCACTAGGAATTTTCCCCACAGAAATCGAAAAGATCAAGGAGGTTGAGAAGGTGGTTAAGGAGATTGAAGAACACCTGCACAGCTGCACTTGGGGAGCACAAGGACCTTTTGTTATGGCTATGATGCAAGGAGGTCCCTATGATGCTACTCTCACGGCTCGCCTCGGACGCTTGAAGGGTATTATCGCTAGTAAATACTTCTACAACGAAAGAGTCGCTATGAATTTGGAGCAGGATGTGGAGGTGAAGACCCAGCATCTTCAGGCTGCACGATAG
- a CDS encoding hypothetical protein (TransMembrane:2 (i44-64o76-98i)): protein MKHFNFFEGTSTGCDTIIRMLNEDDKELKDEMTKNWRNHKLEELNFVGTLGALLASCLSSTSSWPDVLPNGKSKPWLVRGLLYSGLVLALFSVVTAGVQRRSIEE, encoded by the exons ATGAAACACTTCAACTTCTTCGAGGGCACCTCAACGGGCTGCGATACCATCATTCGGATGCTCAACGAAGATGACAAAGAGCTGAAAGACGAAATGACCAAAAACTGGCGGAACCACAAGCTTGAAGAGCTCAACTTTGTAGGAACACTT GGAGCCCTTCTTGCAAGCTGCCTCAGCTCAACAAGTTCATGGCCAGACGTACTTCCAAACGGAAAGTCCAAACCATGGCTAGTACGGGGACTTCTATACAGTGGCCTAGTGCTCGCCCTCTTTTCAGTCGTCACTGCTGGGGTCCAGA GGCGCTCTATCGAAGAGTAA